The Chamaesiphon minutus PCC 6605 DNA window TCTAGATCGCCTTTTTCGATCCAGTTGAGTAGGGCTGGCGAATACAAGGGCATCTCGTGATGCGTCACGCCCACATAGCGGATTTTACCAGCTTGTTTCCACTCTTTGAGCAACGGTAGCATGACATCTACATTCACCAAGCTATGTACCTGCATGGCATCTAAACGATCGCGTGACAAGCGTTGCAAGGATCGATCGAACTGTTGCTGTGCCTGAGCGCGATCTCCCAAATATTCACCCGTCGCCCACACTTTGTTAGTAATAAACAGCTTGTCGGTGATGCCGAGTGCTTTGGCAAATTCGCCTACATTCACCTCTGACATCCCATAGAGCGGAGAAACATCGAGCAGTCGTCCGCCACCATCCCAAAAGCGACGCATGACTTGCTGGATGTTATCTCGCGATCGATCCGATAATACATCAAACGTTAAAAAGGTGCCCAATCCGATCGCAGGCACTCGCTCTTTGGTGCGAGGAATCTCTTTGGTAATTAATGGGGCAGTTCGATTAGATGCAGGTGGCGATGCTTGTCCTTGAACTTGGGTAGTACATCCATGTAGAACGGAGGGAATGGCTGCGCTGGCAGCACTGAGTCCCATCAGTTGAAGTATATTGCGGCGGGAGAGCGATCGATCGGTTACTTCGGGACGATTGGCGTTCATCGCGGTAGCTCCTATAATTAAGGTTAATAACTGCCTAAATTCATCCTAAAAGCAAAGTAGGGGGTTGTTATTTCCGATCGGCTATGGCTTAATAACTAGCAGTTATCACCGGAGCGTACAGATGGAACTCCGTCAACTCGAATATTTCGTTGCCGTGGCGCAGGAGCTACATTTTGGCCGCGCGGCTGAGTCATTACACCTGAGTCAACCCGCACTGAGCAAGCAAATTCAAGCCTTAGAAGATAGCTTAGACATTCAACTATTCGATCGCACCAAACACTGGGTAAGACTGACGCTCGCCGGACAAAAATTTCTCGAAATCGCCCGCAACATTCTCGATGAAGTCGCGGAAGGGATCGCTCTCACCAAACAGGTGGCGGCTGGAGCTAATGGCAAACTCAGGATTGGCTTTACCGAATCGACACTATTTAGCCTTGCTCCCAAGATCGTCAGCACTTACCGACAGCAGTATCCCCAAGTCGAATTGACACTCACCAGCGGCGGTACCGAAACTCAAGTTGAAGCCTTGCGTACTCACCAAATCGATCTGGGCTTCGTCTACCTGCCAATTCGCGAACCGTCCCTCTCGATTCATCCCTTGTTTGAAGAAGCTTACATCGCTGCGCTACCTGCGGCTCATCGACTGGCTCGACAACCACAAATCGCGATCGAGTCGTTGGCAACCGAGCCGCTGATTTTTTATCCGCGATCGCTAGCACCGATTCTTCATGCTAATTTCATCAACTGCTGCGATCGATCGGGGTTTGTGCCTAAGATCGTCCAGGAAGCGGAACTGGCTCAAACTCGCTTGGGGTTGGCAGCGGCTGGCGTTGGCATTACCTTCGTCCTGGCTAATCTGCAAAATCTAACTGCGAAAGGCGTTGTTTATCGACCTTTAATTGGCGATTTTCTGACCCTAAAACTGGCATTGGCATGGTGTTAGACGACAATGAGGTTGGGTTCTTCCGAGCTTTTGGTGAAAGTGGGCGATCGAGCTACGCCAACGATCGGGAAAAGAAGCATTGTTACAGATTCAGAAGAAACCGTTTGGTGAGTAAATCTAGTCCAGCACGTCCATACATCTGTCGCTTTAACATTTTCAAGCGATTATTCAAACCTTCGACTGGACCATTGCTCACGGTTGTCATCATACTGGCTTTAACAGCAGCATAGTCCTCAAACAAACCTTCAGCAAACTGGACAATGGGTTTGAGCGAACTTTTAACAGCCTTAAGCAACCAATCATCAAAAGCATCTGCTCGTTGCTCTCGCAGCAGTCGTAAAAACTCATCTGCTAGCTCAACGGCTAAGGCTAAGGTTGGATGCTGCGAGACGATCCTAGCGATGAGTTTGGTATCCTCTGCGTCTCGATGCTCCACCCGCTTCAAAATTAAAAAGGCAGCTCGACTTTTAGTTAATGGCTCAAGTTGAGGATCGATCGCTATCGGTAAACCGAGGGTAGGTTTCACTCGGCTCGGTGGTAAGCCTTGAGCAGCTCTGACCGAACCCAGATAACGAGTTAGAGTGCGTTCGCTACCAGTGTATCCTTGCTGTTTTAATAAGACCATCAGGACTTTTGGCTGGCGAATTTCTGCATTCCACCACTCTAGCAGTGACTGCTTGTAGGGTTCCAGTAAGCTTCGACCCGATCGGTCGTTCGTCGCAGCTATTTCCGGCAAGTCAGGTGCGGCTAGATGGCGTTGGACGGTTCGCACGCTGACCCCAACCGCCTGAGCAATGGCAATCTGTGACCATTGCTGTTCGCTCAGCCGCTTGATTTTTTGTTGTTGTTGCACGCGCTGTTGATAGTTCGTTAGCTTTTGGACTTGGAGCTTGGCTGTGGTAGTCGGTCGAGCGGTTACAACCACGACGGTTTCGTTAGGAACAAAAGTCTGCCGTTGCTGTTGTTCGATTGCTTTGAGTTCGTTGCTATAGCTGCTGAAGACTTTTTCTAGCGTTTCTTCCAGGTTTTGCACCAGATGAAATCTATCGGCTACTTGAATGGCTGCTGGTGCCCCTTTGTCCATTGCACTTTTGTAAGTTTTCGAGCGATCTCGCGAAAGTATTTCGACCCCAGGATGTTCTATCAACCAATTTGTTAAGGTTTCTGCTTTGCGGTCTGCTAATAGAGCGATCGGTTGGTTAAGTTCTAAATCAACTAAGATCGTACCGTATCGCTCGCCTTTGCGAAAAGCAAAATCATCCACACCCATAATTCTAGGAATCTTAACTGCTGGTAGAGATAACTTCTTGAGGTGATTCAATAGCGTACTTCCGCAAGCTACAATACCGATGTGACCACACAGGCTAGCACCTGCTGCACCGCCCAGTGCTAATCCGATCGTCTGAATTTTTTGGCTTAATCTACTGGTCTTTCTTGCCCACGGAGCGGTCACTTCCGGTATCCGCTCGGTGAAGATTCGCCGAATGCAATCGGTATTATCGCAGAAGAACTTACACACTTGCATCACCAGAGTCAAACTGTAGTTGACACAGGGCAGGTCTGCTAATGTTCGTTCGTAACGGCTATGAATGCGTGTGGTTGGATTCGCACACACTGGGCACTGGACTGATGCTTGGGTTGAGGAGACGTTTGCGGTAATGTGATACTCATCTGTGTCGATTTCCTCGTGTTCCAACCGCAGTAGTTGGAAACCTGGGAGTAGGCATTTAAGAAATTGGGTCATATTCTCATGTTACTCACCGCCTCCGATCGTTGGCGTAGCTCGATCGCCCACTTTCACCAAAAGCTCGGAAGAACCGTGTTTTGACGTGTCGCGACAGGTTATTGTCAGGTAGGTGTCGCGAAAGCTGTCCTCAGATCGAAATGACAAGTAACGATCGGTGGCAACAGGGGCACAAAAAATATAGTCGTTAGGAAGATTGAGAGTTGTTCAGGCGATCGTTAGCAGCCTGACGACGATAGCTATCAGACTTGATTTCAAAAATCGTGCCATGATGCACTAATCGATCGACAGCAGCAACCGTCATCATCGAATCCACAAAGATTGAATCCCATTGGCTGAAAGGCTGATTGGCAGTAATTAGTAAACTTTTACGCTCATAACGATGAGCGATTAATTCAAACAGTACTGAAGTTTCGGCCTCAGATTTTTTGACATAGCCCAGATCGTCAAGCACCAGCAGATCGTAGCGGTCGAGTTTCCTGAGTAAAGCGGGCAATTGTAATTGCAGCTTGGCATGTTGCAACTCCTGAACCAAAGCATTAGCAGCAAAGAACTTAGCTCGCTTACCCAACTCCACCATCTTGCGAGTCAATCCAGCAGCCAGATGAGTTTTACCCACTCCAGAAGGACCGAAAATCAGACAATTTCCAGCTCGTTCCAGCCAGGTGACATCTTCAGCCAACTGCATCAAGGGAGCAGGATTGAAGTTGGGACAGTGAGTAAAATCAAAGTTGGAAAAACTTTTTGCGCTGGGAAGTTGAGCCTCGGTGAGTGCCCGTTGCAACCGGAGAGCGTTGCGGCGGTGTGTTTCTTGTTCGCATAATGCCAACAAGAATTTGGCATAAGACCATTGCTCTTGTATAGCTTGGTGTTCCAGAGATTCCCAGTGGGCGAGCATGTGAGTTAATCGGAGCTGCTTGAGGTGGAGAATGAGGTGCTGGTGGGGACTGGGGGCTGTAGGGGGACTCGAACTTAGAGCTGTGGTCGGAGGCATTGGCATCAATGAGCTGGTCATAGCTGGAGAGATCGTGTTGTGTGACAGTCACTTGAGGAAAACTTTCAGGACAATCCTGACGAAAGTGCTGTTGAAGTTGCTTGAGCGTCAGGGTTTGAGCCTTGAGTTCTCGTTCGAGATAGTCGCAGACAGCCGCTTCCTGATTTTGGGTGGCGGCAATGTACAAAGCTTCGACTATCAACACCGCTGCTGTGTCTAAGTCGAACTGAGCGGTTAGTTCTAACCACCGTTCTCGAAACGCTGGAGTGGGTAATAACTCCTGTTGCCAGGTGCAGTAAATAAAGGCTCTTGGTTTGCGCCGCAAACCTTCAATTACGTGTCGGTAGTTAATGCACCGTCCCCGTCGCTTATCAGTTTGTGTGACTCGAATTCGGGGCAGCTCGACTACTAGTTGGGTGCCCAAATAGCCTAAAATTCGGTCGTGATAAAGATGTAACTCTAATTGCCGTCCAATCAATCGCGATGGCACTGTGTAAAGGACGCACCGAACCTCAACCGTGCTTCTGGTGCTGACGCAAGCAGTAAGGATTTCATAGTCAGGGATACGATATTTTGGTAAGGATTGAAGATGAAGTTTCTCCTGTTCGTATTTCTGTTGGCACTGCTGGTTGAGTTTGGCCACTGCGGCTTCAATCAACAACTGATATTCTTCCAGAGTGTCGAAATCATTGCTACCACGCAGGTAAATCGCTTGTTTAATCCGATTTTTGAGATGACCGTGGGGCGATTCAATCGCACCATTTTCATGAGCAACACCTGTATTGTTGCGGGTCGGCTGCATCCGATAGTGGTCGCACAGTTCATCGTACAAGCGGGTTAGGGATTTATTTCCGCCCAGGTTCCGATAGGCTGCACTCAGGCTGTCGGTACGGTGTTGTTTGGGTACGCCACCACAGGCGGCTAGGGCATTCTGAAGTCCTTCAGCTAGGGCAATGAAGCTTTCCCCACCTTGGATGATTTGGGCATATTGCCAGCCGCTGTAAGCAAGTCGATAGTGATAAATCAAATGCTCGAATGACTTGCCAGCGATCGTTATCTCCATCCCTTTGAGTTGGGTAAAATCGGAGAGTCCCATCATGCCTGGTTCGTGACGTAGTTCAAACATCACTTCTGGACTCGGACCATGCAGCACTTTCCAGGTTTGGACTCGTCTTTGAATCGTTCTTAATACCTGGGGGTATTGTCCTGGATATTTATCCTGAAGATGCTCGAACAATGTCATCGGTTTGAGCTTGGGTTCTTGTTTGAGCATTGGCTCTAGTTCTTTGTCCCATACATCTCCCAATGGATCTTGGGTATTTTTACGCTCTGCTACTTTGCCCCGATTTGGTTGATGTTCTCCTGCTTCGATGCGTTGCCCCGTTCGCTCGGATATTTCAGCTACATAAGCTGCTTCGACTTGCTTCAAGCCGATTTCTCTTGCGTTCATATACGCTCTTTTCTGATATAAATGGATAGTTTTTCCAGACACTTGACTTTCTCTCTTCCTGGGGAGATTTTCTAGTGTCTTTCTTTTTGGCTGGCTTTGACTCTATTTTTGGTTCGGTCTTACTTGTCATACCGGATTACTTCTTTTTGTCACCTACCCGCCAATACCCTGTCACGACCCGCCATTAACAGTGTCGTCTAATACCCTTTCTCATGCCAGTACCGTTGAGCATGAGGACGATAAGTTTGTCTCTGAGGCGATGACAGGCATCCACTAGCGTTGCTACTTGCTCGTCGGTCAAGCAACCTGGAAAGCTCTTCGGCTCCTTGAGCTTGACTAGCTTCTGTCTGGTGGGTTTGCTCTTGGCGATACCCGTGAGCAATCCTCTGGTGCCAATCCCATAAGGCATGTGAAATCTATCGAACTGTTTGAAGTCTACTCGACCGTTAGCGATGTGATATTCGTAAAAGCCTGTAATGGCAGTAATCGCTCGATTGACGGTCTTTTCAGACCGGATTGCCTGCACTGGTTGCATGGATACGACTTTGGTTGTATCCCCAACTCTCAACCAGTACGCAAAATCTTCCACGTCAGTTAGGTTGATATTGCGCCAGTCTAGAGTTTTAAGTTCGAGAAATTTCCACCAGAATTTGAGATCGTAAGCGTATGCCTCGACGGTATTAGGAGACTTACCAGTACTGAGGTATGTGAGATAGCGTTGGATGGGTTCGACTACCTCGTAGCGATCGTCGAGCATCAGCCAGACGATTTCATTGGTATGGGGGTCGATTCCTTTCTGAATGTTTAACTTCATGGTGTAATCGTACCACAAAACACGTTGTAGAAATAAAACCATGTAACTATCTATCTTTGACTTCTGTATAAGAAGAGGGTCGTTGTTGTTGTTGTCTAATTAATAATTCTTGTATGAGATAATTGGCATCTCAGTTACAAGCAGAAGGAACCAGATGGCAAGTACAAATCGCATACCGTCTCCGTTAGACCCGAACAAGTAGCTGCTGTAAAAGTGTTAATTGCCGGAAATGTACCGCTAGAAGTGGTTTTGAGCTATCTCCGCAGTTCCAAGTAATTACTTGGAACTATGTCAAATCGGTTTAATTGAGACTGGTAAGCAGTTTCAGCCATTAATAGCACGATCGAATGGATCTCAATTTGCGATCGACTATTGACTAAAAGCTTAGTCAGATATGAATTCTGCTAGACCGAATAGTTCCAAGTAATTACTTGGAACTATTTGAGTCGCAATAATCGTTGCCGCATCAGCTTTTGAGCTTTATTCACTCGATCGGACCGCTTCGATCTTAAAATAATTCTGGCAGCCTTCGATATTCTGCCAAAATTGCATCCAACGGCTCGATAAACACTCGGATTATCTCTTTAACGGTACTGCGCGTCTTGGGAGTCAACCGCGTAAAAGCCACCATCAGCGAGCGATGGAGGCTCCGATCTGGCAAGGTATAGACAAGCGTAGACATCTCCAGCGGTTCGAGGACATCAAGGCGCGTCCCATATTGGTATATAGTCTGCATCGTTTTAGTTTTCATTCCTGTGGCAAGCATAGAGTACCATTGCTGTTGGGAAATAGTCATTGGCATCAAAAACTGTACCTTGATGTTCTTTGTCATCAAAGGCTCTAATTCCGCTACCACCCGATCCGCTTCCCAGGCATCGGTAGGAAGTGGTTGCCAGTAATAGGTGTCGTCGAGCATCCCAATTTCAGCTTCGACCAGATAATCCCACAATTGACTTGGCACCACATTCTCGATCACCCCTGGCACGGTCGTTTGTGTGTCGATTAATTTATCTAGATCCCACCTGTCGCATAAAGTAAAGTCTTTAGTATCGTGCCCTAGATCGTAAGTCTTCAAGATCGACTCGATCGCTTTAGTACACAAATCCGTATATCTATTGCTGGGGATTAAGTGCAGCATTCGCTCTTAACTCGCAGGTGTTTGGTTAGCTACTGTTGGGTCTGCTCCGTGCGATCGACTGCTGGCGTAGTACCATCAGCTTCTGCCGTCTGCGGTGGGAGGTACTTAGGATGATAGGGGATATAGCCAGTACTGCCTAATACCTGAGTTGCTTCCCTGAGCCATTTATTGAGCCGTCGCTTCGAGGGATCTGACATCCAGGTATCCGCTAGTGCCGCACCAAACGGAATATATTCGCTGAGAATCTTATTTTTATCCTCTGGAGCTACCAGCATTTCGGGGAAAACGATCGATTTAAATCCATACTTATCGAGCAGTGCTTGAATCTTGCCATCGGGGTCAAAATCCCCCCGCTCCCACCGGATATCCGTCGGGGCACCTAAATTCTTAACGAGTACGTGGGGAATCTGCCCCTCAAATCGCTCCACTGATTCGACAAATAAATCCAATGACTCGCGGGTGCCATTGGTAATGAACAAGAAGACAATATCGATCGTATTTTCGGGATCTTGGAGCATTTCGACCGCATCATTTTGTTCGAGCCACTGATTGATATGTGTCGCCACCTGGGACGGCAACACTAGTAGCACATCACGAACTTTCGCCAGTTCAAATATTTTGTCAGCGTGAAAATAGTTATCTGGGTTGCCCGTAAATACGATCTGCTCTTGTAGCGTCAATCGATCTGACTCGCTACCCTTGCCCTTACGCGAGAGGGTGGGGGTACTAGCTCGACCGCCTTGGAGTGCCACATCCTTAAACTCTCGATACATCTGGGGTGCATAAGTTAAACCCACATTCGGAGTCGAAACATCAGCATCAACTAGAAAAAACGAGCGATTGGCAGCGGTAAGCTGTTCTGCTGCTGTTAACCCCACGATCGTTTTACCCATCCCCCCTTTTTCACTAATGCTGACCAAGATCGTCGTTCGTTCGCCCTGGGGGTTGTCAGTTCCATCGAGATGAGCGATTACTTTCTTATTCACGAGCGTCTAATTTTTTGAAGTAGATTTAGCTAGAGATTTAGGTGTCGATTTGAGTCGGGGTTTGGGCATTAAGTACTCCCACAGGCAGTAAACATCGGCCATCCTCGCTTGGTATCCCTCCGGCACGTCTAGTTGCGGCAAGTGAAAGCCGATGTTGCTACCATAAATTGCGGCTTTACCACCCAACTCCGCATGTGCGGGTAATCGAGCGTCAAAATAAGCCACAAATTCAGCTTGCAGCACATCTGCCGTACCCCCAGACATCATCACCGCTGCTAGATCGCTGGGCAATTGTTCGTCGAGCCAATTAAAGACCGACTCACAATATATTTTATGGGTCTGCTCGATGACCTCAACTAATCGCACGATTTCTGCTGGATACGATCGCTCGTCCTGCCTTCGCAAAATCGGTTGAAGTGTGGCAACATCTTTGCTCGTCCAGTATCGAGCTAGTGCTACGCTCAATGTTTCTAACTGATATCCAGCCGTCTTGTTCATTACTTCCTTGACCCAACTGTTAAAGCCTAAGTCGCAACTGGCAAACCCAGCTACCATACCATCGGTGGCGATATAGCACGTCAAGTTGCGATGTCCTGCCATTAAGATGCCCACTCTCGACTGGAGATTACTGGGATGTCGATGTTGATATAGTTCGAGGATGCCCGCGCCCTCTGGATAAAAAGTAGCACTCGTCAAATTGACATTCATCGCACCCATTGGCGAGTCAAACTCGGCTAAAAACTCGCCCAATCGACCCTGTAATAACTCCTCATCGGCGAGTTCGCTCGGCGGTAACAGACACCCCAGCGACAGATCGAAACTGTGTCCTAAGTCGAACCGATCCGCTAAGAGCGATGTCGCCGCTAAAACTTTATAGGCAGCAGATTCGACCTTGAGTGGCTTAAAGCGTTGAAACGCCCCAAACCGTCGCGCCAATGCCCCGACAGCATAGTAGCGGTCTGCGACTCCCACAAAAGCGTACTCTCCTGTTGAGTGTCGAGAGCCTTTGCCGATGCTGTATCCGTCTAGCTTCCCCTCTAGACTCGATCGATCGATTTCAATGACTTCAGGAGACATAATCGACGATACTATTACCC harbors:
- a CDS encoding LysR family transcriptional regulator; protein product: MELRQLEYFVAVAQELHFGRAAESLHLSQPALSKQIQALEDSLDIQLFDRTKHWVRLTLAGQKFLEIARNILDEVAEGIALTKQVAAGANGKLRIGFTESTLFSLAPKIVSTYRQQYPQVELTLTSGGTETQVEALRTHQIDLGFVYLPIREPSLSIHPLFEEAYIAALPAAHRLARQPQIAIESLATEPLIFYPRSLAPILHANFINCCDRSGFVPKIVQEAELAQTRLGLAAAGVGITFVLANLQNLTAKGVVYRPLIGDFLTLKLALAWC
- a CDS encoding ParM/StbA family protein — protein: MARRKLMSIAVDFGASATKVIGICEGVIVSSIMSPEVIEIDRSSLEGKLDGYSIGKGSRHSTGEYAFVGVADRYYAVGALARRFGAFQRFKPLKVESAAYKVLAATSLLADRFDLGHSFDLSLGCLLPPSELADEELLQGRLGEFLAEFDSPMGAMNVNLTSATFYPEGAGILELYQHRHPSNLQSRVGILMAGHRNLTCYIATDGMVAGFASCDLGFNSWVKEVMNKTAGYQLETLSVALARYWTSKDVATLQPILRRQDERSYPAEIVRLVEVIEQTHKIYCESVFNWLDEQLPSDLAAVMMSGGTADVLQAEFVAYFDARLPAHAELGGKAAIYGSNIGFHLPQLDVPEGYQARMADVYCLWEYLMPKPRLKSTPKSLAKSTSKN
- a CDS encoding tyrosine-type recombinase/integrase — encoded protein: MVLFLQRVLWYDYTMKLNIQKGIDPHTNEIVWLMLDDRYEVVEPIQRYLTYLSTGKSPNTVEAYAYDLKFWWKFLELKTLDWRNINLTDVEDFAYWLRVGDTTKVVSMQPVQAIRSEKTVNRAITAITGFYEYHIANGRVDFKQFDRFHMPYGIGTRGLLTGIAKSKPTRQKLVKLKEPKSFPGCLTDEQVATLVDACHRLRDKLIVLMLNGTGMRKGIRRHC
- a CDS encoding aldo/keto reductase, encoding MNANRPEVTDRSLSRRNILQLMGLSAASAAIPSVLHGCTTQVQGQASPPASNRTAPLITKEIPRTKERVPAIGLGTFLTFDVLSDRSRDNIQQVMRRFWDGGGRLLDVSPLYGMSEVNVGEFAKALGITDKLFITNKVWATGEYLGDRAQAQQQFDRSLQRLSRDRLDAMQVHSLVNVDVMLPLLKEWKQAGKIRYVGVTHHEMPLYSPALLNWIEKGDLDFVQIRYSILERRAEERILPTAAEHGTAVLVNMPFEKARLFEVVRGQPLPEFAREIGCENWAQFFLKYVISHPAVTAAIPATTNPAHVAENIGAMTGSLPDKAMRARMVKHMESLPGFDKLAQMPPYPGKQFAGLVSLPGLAATKNVRT
- the istB gene encoding IS21-like element helper ATPase IstB; protein product: MLHLKQLRLTHMLAHWESLEHQAIQEQWSYAKFLLALCEQETHRRNALRLQRALTEAQLPSAKSFSNFDFTHCPNFNPAPLMQLAEDVTWLERAGNCLIFGPSGVGKTHLAAGLTRKMVELGKRAKFFAANALVQELQHAKLQLQLPALLRKLDRYDLLVLDDLGYVKKSEAETSVLFELIAHRYERKSLLITANQPFSQWDSIFVDSMMTVAAVDRLVHHGTIFEIKSDSYRRQAANDRLNNSQSS
- a CDS encoding ISL3 family transposase; the protein is MTQFLKCLLPGFQLLRLEHEEIDTDEYHITANVSSTQASVQCPVCANPTTRIHSRYERTLADLPCVNYSLTLVMQVCKFFCDNTDCIRRIFTERIPEVTAPWARKTSRLSQKIQTIGLALGGAAGASLCGHIGIVACGSTLLNHLKKLSLPAVKIPRIMGVDDFAFRKGERYGTILVDLELNQPIALLADRKAETLTNWLIEHPGVEILSRDRSKTYKSAMDKGAPAAIQVADRFHLVQNLEETLEKVFSSYSNELKAIEQQQRQTFVPNETVVVVTARPTTTAKLQVQKLTNYQQRVQQQQKIKRLSEQQWSQIAIAQAVGVSVRTVQRHLAAPDLPEIAATNDRSGRSLLEPYKQSLLEWWNAEIRQPKVLMVLLKQQGYTGSERTLTRYLGSVRAAQGLPPSRVKPTLGLPIAIDPQLEPLTKSRAAFLILKRVEHRDAEDTKLIARIVSQHPTLALAVELADEFLRLLREQRADAFDDWLLKAVKSSLKPIVQFAEGLFEDYAAVKASMMTTVSNGPVEGLNNRLKMLKRQMYGRAGLDLLTKRFLLNL